A DNA window from Phragmites australis chromosome 11, lpPhrAust1.1, whole genome shotgun sequence contains the following coding sequences:
- the LOC133885415 gene encoding uncharacterized protein LOC133885415 — MPSAAGSTYKGGIKAYWKRRGYDRLDAAAAQRRPRLPTAELGSGGGGGAEDAAAQPGRRRRGWRVRRRPGGLGCRLLRALSPRRWLARLRDAYVNAMLRLASSAAVAGYGAAPFCTAGEPFSRPLVREYDEKALVEIYRSILARGDAVPVVAAARLPTVV; from the coding sequence ATGCCCAGCGCCGCCGGCTCCACCTACAAGGGCGGCATCAAGGCCTACTGGAAGCGCCGCGGCTACGACCGCCTCGACGCCGCCGCGGCGCAGCGCCGCCCGCGACTCCCCActgccgagctcggctccggcggcggcggcggggctgaAGATGCCGCGGCGCAGCCGggccggcggcggagagggtGGCGCGTGCGCCGCCGGCCCGGCGGCCTCGGATGCCGCCTCCTGCGCGCGCTCTCACCGCGGCGGTGGCTGGCGCGGCTCCGCGACGCCTACGTGAACGCCATGCTCCGGCTCGcgtcctccgccgccgtcgccggctaCGGTGCTGCGCCCTTCTGCACCGCCGGGGAGCCGTTCTCGCGGCCGCTCGTGAGGGAGTACGACGAGAAGGCGCTCGTCGAGATCTACCGCTCCATCCTCGCGCGCGGGGACGCGGTGCCCGTGGTCGCGGCCGCCCGGCTGCCCACGGTAGTTTGA